In the genome of Gemmatimonadaceae bacterium, one region contains:
- a CDS encoding M14 family metallopeptidase yields the protein MRRTTSILALVAIASLPSIGTTQTPASRDSAFHTVGGERHGISFFPRARHPQVEYVAGGRLTFDRYHTVDVMYTWLRRWAERYPAIVELYEVGKSFEGRPVLQVTLTNKSTGKATDKPAAFFEGARHSGEITASESVLWLIQHLVEGYGKDQRITRLLDTKAITLRPQNNPDGSNLYLYTAQANRSTVRPHDSDRDGLLDEDPPEDLDGDGIIYSLRWRVTPAARDSGRGTSMLDPRDPTGRLMQPALDGEGEWRVISEGIDNDGDGQFNEDGIGGLDLHRNYPENWRPEPGGDRTGRGYTQFGAGAYPLSEIETRSVVLWLLANPNVSVVNSMDTAVPMHLRPPSTSYSTDRMYPEDLRYYEYFDSVGTRITGYPWAGDVYNVYNTRNPINRITGDSARPSPLFGHGPDFGYFYYGTIWYGDELWNGGRMQDFNADGYLDDFDALTWDDRFNGGNGFREWTPFNHPQLGAVEIGGFHPKFFSQNGPPSELERFARNQALFNLEMAMHLPQLEMGAVTVTRAGTAGDTTSYDVTVTFRNTGRLPTALKQAQLVKIVQEDRVVLDFDSTLTKRPNPKVTIVNPARRDKTIRAGWTEPGETKTVTFRVNTIGLRGAKGTVRVLSTRGGLLKSDFVLGSP from the coding sequence ATGCGCCGCACAACTTCGATCCTCGCCCTTGTGGCGATCGCCTCCCTGCCTTCCATCGGGACAACCCAGACTCCGGCATCGCGCGACTCCGCCTTCCACACCGTCGGCGGCGAGCGCCACGGCATCAGCTTCTTCCCCCGCGCCCGCCACCCGCAGGTCGAGTACGTCGCGGGCGGCCGCCTGACCTTCGACCGCTACCACACGGTCGACGTCATGTACACGTGGCTCCGGCGCTGGGCCGAGCGGTACCCGGCGATCGTGGAGCTGTACGAAGTGGGCAAGAGCTTCGAGGGGCGGCCCGTGCTCCAGGTCACCCTCACCAACAAGAGCACGGGCAAGGCGACCGACAAGCCGGCCGCGTTCTTCGAGGGCGCGCGCCACAGCGGCGAGATCACCGCGAGCGAGTCGGTGCTCTGGCTAATCCAGCATCTCGTCGAGGGCTACGGCAAGGATCAGCGGATCACGCGCCTGCTCGACACGAAGGCGATCACGCTGCGGCCGCAGAACAACCCGGACGGATCGAACCTGTACCTGTACACGGCGCAGGCGAACCGCAGCACGGTGCGGCCGCACGACAGCGATCGCGACGGATTGCTCGACGAGGATCCGCCGGAAGATCTCGACGGAGACGGGATCATCTACTCGCTCCGCTGGCGAGTCACCCCGGCGGCGAGAGACAGCGGGCGCGGCACGTCGATGCTCGACCCGCGCGATCCGACGGGCCGGCTGATGCAGCCGGCGCTCGACGGGGAGGGCGAGTGGCGCGTGATCTCCGAGGGGATCGACAACGACGGTGACGGGCAGTTCAACGAGGACGGCATCGGCGGGCTCGACCTGCACCGCAACTACCCGGAGAACTGGCGCCCCGAGCCGGGCGGCGACCGGACCGGCCGCGGTTACACGCAGTTCGGCGCGGGCGCCTATCCGCTGAGCGAGATCGAGACGCGAAGCGTCGTGCTATGGCTGCTCGCGAACCCCAACGTGTCGGTGGTGAACTCGATGGACACCGCGGTGCCGATGCACCTGCGCCCGCCGTCCACCTCGTACAGCACGGACCGCATGTATCCCGAGGACCTGCGCTACTACGAGTACTTCGATTCCGTGGGGACGCGCATCACCGGCTATCCCTGGGCGGGCGACGTGTACAACGTGTACAACACGCGCAACCCGATCAATCGGATCACCGGCGATTCGGCGCGCCCGTCGCCGCTGTTCGGCCACGGCCCCGACTTCGGCTACTTCTACTACGGCACGATCTGGTACGGCGACGAGCTGTGGAACGGCGGCCGGATGCAGGACTTCAACGCGGACGGCTACCTCGACGACTTCGACGCGCTGACCTGGGACGACCGCTTCAACGGCGGCAACGGCTTCCGCGAATGGACTCCGTTCAACCACCCCCAGCTCGGCGCGGTGGAGATCGGCGGCTTTCACCCGAAGTTCTTCTCGCAGAACGGACCGCCATCGGAGCTCGAGCGGTTCGCGCGCAACCAGGCGCTGTTCAACCTGGAGATGGCGATGCACCTGCCGCAGCTGGAGATGGGCGCCGTCACCGTCACGCGCGCGGGCACTGCCGGCGACACGACGAGCTACGACGTGACCGTGACGTTCCGGAACACGGGCCGCCTGCCGACGGCGCTCAAGCAGGCGCAGCTCGTCAAGATCGTGCAGGAGGACCGCGTGGTGCTCGACTTCGACTCGACGCTCACGAAGCGGCCGAATCCAAAGGTGACGATCGTGAACCCGGCCAGGCGCGACAAGACGATCCGCGCGGGGTGGACCGAGCCGGGCGAGACCAAGACGGTGACTTTCCGGGTGAACACGATCGGCCTGCGCGGCGCAAAGGGCACGGTGCGCGTGCTATCCACGCGCGGCGGCCTGCTGAAGTCGGACTTCGTCCTGGGATCACCCTAG
- the typA gene encoding translational GTPase TypA encodes MPNQRIRNIAIIAHVDHGKTTLVDKMLRQAGAFRENQVVMDRVMDSNPLERERGITILAKNTSVRWRGTKINIIDTPGHSDFGGEVERILRMVNGVLLVVDAFDGPMPQTRFVLRKALELGRTPVIVINKIDRPGADPMRVHDEVLDLLIELEADESQLDAPVVYASARDGTATMDLESPNPDLVPLFETIVEHVPPPPGEEDGPFQMLVSTIDYSPYLGRLGIGRIERGKVKVGERVALLHVDGSQSPEYARVTRLFAFEGLERGEIESAGAGEIVALAGIDGVEIGLTIADAENPERLAGIAVEEPTISVDFSVNDSPFAGRDGKFVTSRQIRERLTRELERNVALRVEDTEAMDAWTVSGRGELHLTILMETMRREGYEFQVSRPRFIMKIGGNGERLEPYEELSIDVPEEFLGAVIEKLGPRRAELIEMKNPGQGTVRMLYRIPARGLFGYRSEFMTDTRGNGIMHHRFLEYGPWAGPLAGRMRGSLVSMEPGVIVAFALANLAERATLFVSPGDPVYSGMLIGENSRPGDMDVNPTREKKLTNMRTKSTDENIQLEPPRELTLEAALEYIEGDELIEVTPKAIRLRKRSLDVHERKRAAREAKRERESAAV; translated from the coding sequence ATGCCAAACCAGCGCATCCGCAACATCGCAATCATCGCGCACGTCGATCACGGCAAGACCACGCTCGTGGACAAGATGCTCCGGCAGGCCGGCGCTTTCCGCGAGAACCAGGTCGTGATGGATCGCGTTATGGACTCCAACCCGCTCGAGCGCGAGCGGGGGATAACGATTCTCGCCAAGAACACCTCCGTCCGGTGGCGCGGGACCAAGATCAACATCATAGACACACCCGGGCACTCGGATTTCGGCGGCGAGGTCGAGCGCATCCTGCGGATGGTGAACGGCGTGCTGCTGGTGGTGGACGCGTTCGACGGTCCCATGCCGCAGACCCGGTTCGTGCTACGCAAGGCGCTCGAGCTGGGCCGCACGCCCGTGATCGTCATCAACAAGATCGACCGGCCCGGCGCCGATCCGATGCGGGTGCACGACGAGGTGCTCGACCTGCTGATCGAGCTGGAGGCGGACGAGTCGCAGCTCGACGCGCCCGTGGTGTACGCGTCGGCGCGCGACGGGACGGCGACCATGGATCTGGAGTCTCCCAACCCGGACCTCGTGCCATTGTTCGAGACCATCGTCGAGCATGTGCCACCGCCACCCGGCGAGGAGGACGGACCGTTCCAGATGCTCGTCTCCACGATCGACTACTCGCCGTACCTGGGCAGGCTGGGGATCGGGCGGATCGAGCGCGGCAAGGTGAAGGTGGGCGAGCGGGTCGCGCTGCTGCACGTGGACGGATCGCAGTCGCCCGAATACGCGCGGGTGACCAGGCTGTTCGCCTTCGAGGGGCTCGAGCGCGGGGAGATCGAGAGTGCGGGCGCGGGGGAGATCGTCGCGCTGGCCGGCATCGACGGCGTCGAGATCGGCCTCACGATCGCGGACGCGGAGAATCCCGAGCGGCTCGCGGGGATTGCCGTGGAGGAGCCGACCATCTCGGTGGATTTCTCGGTGAACGATTCACCGTTCGCCGGGCGCGACGGGAAGTTCGTGACCTCGCGGCAGATCCGCGAGCGGCTCACCAGGGAGCTGGAGCGCAACGTCGCGCTGCGGGTGGAGGACACCGAGGCGATGGACGCGTGGACCGTTTCCGGCCGGGGCGAGCTGCACCTGACGATCCTGATGGAGACGATGCGGCGCGAGGGCTACGAGTTCCAGGTGTCGCGCCCACGGTTCATCATGAAGATCGGCGGGAACGGCGAGCGGCTGGAGCCGTACGAGGAGCTGTCGATCGACGTGCCCGAGGAATTCCTCGGCGCGGTCATCGAGAAGCTGGGACCGCGGCGGGCGGAGCTGATCGAGATGAAGAACCCGGGGCAGGGAACGGTGCGGATGCTGTACCGCATCCCCGCGCGCGGGCTGTTCGGCTACAGGTCCGAGTTCATGACCGACACACGCGGCAACGGGATCATGCACCACCGGTTCCTGGAGTACGGGCCCTGGGCCGGGCCGCTGGCCGGGAGAATGCGTGGATCACTGGTGTCGATGGAGCCCGGCGTGATCGTTGCATTCGCTCTGGCCAACCTGGCGGAGCGGGCCACACTGTTCGTCTCGCCGGGGGACCCCGTTTACTCGGGGATGCTCATCGGGGAGAACTCGCGTCCGGGGGACATGGACGTGAATCCAACCCGGGAAAAGAAGCTGACCAACATGCGGACCAAGTCCACCGACGAGAACATCCAGCTGGAGCCGCCGCGGGAGTTGACGCTGGAAGCGGCGTTGGAGTATATCGAAGGCGATGAGCTGATCGAGGTTACGCCGAAAGCGATCCGGCTGCGCAAGCGGTCACTGGACGTGCACGAGCGGAAGCGCGCGGCGCGCGAGGCCAAGCGGGAGCGGGAGAGCGCGGCGGTCTGA
- a CDS encoding DUF2071 domain-containing protein produces the protein MHQNWGKLLFLHFSVPVSVLRPMIPRALEIDTYDGGGWVSITPFTMWGIRPVMLPTVPGLSDTHELNVRTYVHAEGVPGVWFFSLDASNAIAVLAARLGFHLPYYRAEMHLEEAAETFSFVSRRSDGEGARADFHARWTRGRALPAPDPDSLEFFLVERYCLYAARAEKLYRARIHHAPWSLRAATLEELTSTMGEANGIKLPDKPALVHAQGDPLAVEVWPPRRI, from the coding sequence ATGCATCAGAACTGGGGGAAGCTGCTCTTTCTCCATTTTTCGGTGCCCGTGTCGGTGCTGCGGCCGATGATTCCGAGGGCGTTGGAGATTGACACGTACGACGGCGGCGGGTGGGTCAGCATCACGCCGTTCACCATGTGGGGGATCCGGCCGGTCATGCTGCCGACGGTGCCGGGACTCAGCGACACCCACGAGCTGAACGTGCGCACCTACGTGCACGCGGAAGGCGTCCCGGGCGTCTGGTTCTTCTCGCTCGACGCCTCGAACGCGATCGCCGTTCTAGCCGCGCGGCTCGGCTTCCATCTGCCGTACTACCGGGCCGAGATGCACCTGGAGGAGGCCGCCGAGACGTTCAGCTTCGTGTCGCGCCGCTCCGATGGCGAGGGAGCGCGCGCGGACTTCCACGCGCGGTGGACTCGCGGCCGGGCGTTGCCGGCACCCGATCCCGACTCGCTCGAGTTCTTCCTGGTCGAGCGGTACTGTCTATACGCGGCGCGCGCGGAGAAGCTGTACCGCGCGCGGATCCACCACGCGCCGTGGTCATTGCGCGCCGCGACGCTCGAGGAGCTGACGTCCACGATGGGCGAGGCGAACGGGATCAAGCTGCCGGACAAGCCCGCGCTGGTGCACGCGCAGGGCGATCCGCTCGCTGTCGAGGTGTGGCCGCCGCGCAGAATCTGA